The Peribacillus simplex genome contains a region encoding:
- the prsW gene encoding glutamic-type intramembrane protease PrsW produces the protein MLVMLSAAIAPGLALLSYFYLKDQYETEPISVVVKTFLFGVFLVLPIMFIQYVLETEHILNTDLANAFLWAALLEEFFKWFILIYVIYQHVAFDEPYDGIVYGAAVSLGFATMENILYLLANGVEHAFLRAVLPVSSHALFGVIMGYYLGKAKFSASNNRVYLLLALIIPISLHGVYDYILVSQKFWVYFIMPFMIYLWWLGMKKVKKARLLSDFHAKKLSQNHFLSK, from the coding sequence ATGCTGGTCATGTTGTCAGCGGCTATTGCGCCAGGGTTGGCGCTACTGAGCTATTTCTATTTGAAAGATCAATATGAAACCGAACCGATATCGGTTGTGGTCAAAACATTTTTATTCGGTGTATTTCTTGTATTGCCGATTATGTTCATACAGTATGTGCTCGAAACCGAACATATCCTGAATACTGATTTAGCAAATGCTTTTTTATGGGCTGCATTGCTTGAGGAATTCTTCAAGTGGTTCATACTCATTTATGTTATTTATCAGCATGTGGCATTCGATGAACCATATGATGGAATTGTTTACGGAGCGGCAGTCTCCCTTGGGTTTGCCACGATGGAGAATATTTTGTACCTGCTGGCCAACGGGGTGGAACACGCTTTTCTCAGGGCGGTTCTCCCTGTATCCAGTCATGCTTTGTTCGGTGTGATCATGGGATATTATTTGGGCAAGGCTAAATTTTCGGCTTCGAATAATAGGGTCTACTTATTATTGGCATTGATCATACCGATTTCGTTACATGGGGTTTACGATTATATTTTAGTCTCCCAAAAATTTTGGGTGTACTTTATTATGCCATTCATGATTTATCTATGGTGGTTAGGTATGAAAAAAGTAAAGAAAGCACGTTTGTTGTCTGACTTTCACGCAAAAAAACTTTCACAAAATCATTTCCTTAGCAAATGA
- a CDS encoding asparaginase yields MEKISLITTGGTIASKETVNGMLASGALTGHELASLCELPNDIEVKVIDLFRISSMSMSFEKMQQLKSAVQKELEDPEVTGIVVTHGTDTLEETAYFLDVTSKDQRPIVLTGSQRSPQEVGTDVYSNLRNSILCAASDLIRDVGVVVVFNERIYSAKYVKKVHASNLQGFESFGYGYLGIIDNDVVSIYQKPIHRECYDIENRIPRVDIIKCHTGADGLFIDAAVADGAKGIVLEGVGRGQVTPLMVTSIQAAIDKGITIIMTTSAEEGKVYPAYDYEGSAFDLKQRGVILGADYDSKKARIKLAVMLASGNQIDESFFKY; encoded by the coding sequence ATGGAAAAAATATCATTAATAACGACTGGTGGGACTATTGCCAGTAAAGAAACTGTGAATGGTATGTTGGCCTCTGGTGCATTGACTGGCCATGAGTTGGCATCACTTTGCGAATTGCCCAACGATATCGAGGTTAAAGTGATTGATCTTTTCCGGATTTCAAGCATGTCCATGTCCTTTGAGAAAATGCAACAGCTTAAGTCAGCCGTTCAAAAGGAATTGGAGGATCCCGAAGTTACGGGAATCGTCGTGACCCACGGTACGGATACACTTGAGGAAACGGCTTATTTCCTTGATGTCACGAGTAAGGATCAACGTCCTATCGTATTAACCGGCTCCCAACGTTCTCCTCAAGAGGTGGGCACCGATGTATATTCCAATCTAAGGAATTCGATATTATGCGCCGCGAGTGATCTTATTAGGGATGTTGGGGTAGTGGTCGTTTTTAATGAGCGGATCTATTCTGCAAAGTATGTCAAAAAAGTTCATGCTTCCAATTTGCAGGGGTTCGAATCATTTGGCTATGGATATTTGGGGATAATTGATAATGATGTAGTCAGCATCTATCAAAAACCTATACATAGGGAGTGTTATGATATTGAGAATCGCATCCCCAGGGTGGATATCATCAAATGCCATACAGGCGCTGATGGCCTCTTTATTGATGCTGCGGTTGCAGACGGTGCGAAAGGAATTGTGCTTGAGGGTGTAGGACGGGGACAAGTTACCCCTTTAATGGTAACTTCCATACAAGCTGCAATCGATAAAGGGATTACGATCATCATGACTACAAGTGCAGAAGAAGGAAAAGTTTACCCCGCTTATGATTATGAAGGCAGCGCATTTGATTTAAAACAACGAGGTGTGATATTAGGCGCTGATTATGATAGCAAGAAGGCTCGAATTAAGTTAGCTGTCATGCTGGCAAGCGGAAACCAGATAGATGAGAGCTTCTTTAAGTACTGA
- a CDS encoding YpdA family putative bacillithiol disulfide reductase yields MNVEEVIIIGGGPCGLAAAIALKEVGIQSLIIEKGNVVDSIYRYPTHQTFFSSSEKLEIGDIAFIIENRKPVRNQALAYYREVARRKELRVNKFEKVEKVEKREDGKFLVKTSKGEYTALHVIISTGYYDHPNYMCIPGEQLPKVFHYFKEGHPYFNCDVAVIGGKNSSVDAALELVKSGARVSVLYRGSDYSPSIKPWILPEFESLVRNGTIKMEFNANVDRITEDSVIYHVGTEEKVIKNDFVFAMTGYHPDHSFLASMGITIDKETGRPAYNEETMETNVKGLYIAGVLAAGNNANEIFIENGRFHGGLIAYHLAVKEK; encoded by the coding sequence ATGAATGTTGAAGAAGTCATTATCATAGGTGGGGGCCCTTGTGGATTGGCTGCTGCAATCGCTCTTAAAGAAGTGGGCATACAGTCCTTGATCATTGAAAAAGGCAATGTGGTTGATTCCATTTACCGTTATCCGACACATCAAACGTTTTTCAGTTCGAGTGAAAAACTCGAGATTGGTGATATCGCTTTTATAATCGAAAACCGTAAACCGGTCCGCAATCAGGCGCTAGCCTATTATAGGGAGGTAGCCAGAAGGAAAGAATTGCGGGTCAATAAATTCGAAAAAGTGGAAAAGGTGGAAAAACGAGAAGATGGGAAGTTTTTAGTCAAGACATCGAAAGGTGAGTATACAGCTTTGCATGTGATCATATCGACCGGTTACTATGATCATCCTAACTATATGTGCATACCGGGTGAACAACTCCCTAAAGTGTTTCATTACTTCAAGGAGGGACATCCCTACTTCAATTGTGATGTTGCAGTCATCGGTGGCAAAAACTCAAGTGTGGATGCCGCTCTGGAATTGGTCAAATCAGGAGCAAGGGTTTCAGTACTTTATAGAGGATCGGATTACTCCCCAAGTATCAAACCTTGGATTCTTCCTGAATTTGAATCATTAGTCCGCAATGGAACCATTAAGATGGAATTTAATGCAAATGTTGACAGGATAACGGAAGACAGCGTCATCTATCATGTGGGTACTGAGGAAAAAGTCATTAAAAATGATTTTGTATTTGCAATGACTGGTTACCATCCTGACCATTCCTTTTTAGCTTCAATGGGCATTACTATTGATAAGGAGACTGGTAGGCCCGCATATAACGAGGAAACGATGGAGACGAACGTTAAAGGTCTTTATATTGCAGGAGTTCTGGCAGCCGGAAATAATGCGAACGAAATCTTCATCGAGAACGGCAGGTTTCATGGGGGATTGATTGCCTATCATTTGGCTGTTAAAGAAAAGTGA
- a CDS encoding Glu/Leu/Phe/Val family dehydrogenase, whose translation MESAKGNSHVNEEEKHDVLRSTQTVIHKALDKLGYPEEVFELLKEPLRLLTVKIPVRMDDGSVKIFTGYRAQHNDAVGPTKGGIRFHPNVTEREVKALSIWMSLKCGIVDLPYGGGKGGIVCDPRNMSFRELERLSRGYVRAISQIVGPTKDIPAPDVFTNSQIMAWMMDEYSRMDEFNSPGFITGKPLVLGGSHGRESATAKGVTICINEAAKKRGIDIKGARVVIQGFGNAGSFLAKFMHDAGAKVIGISDAYGALHDPEGLDIDYLLDRRDSFGTVTKLFKSTISNKELLELECDILVPAAIENQITEENAADIKASIVVEAANGPTTIEATQILTDRGILLVPDVLASAGGVTVSYFEWVQNNQGYYWSEEEVDEKLEKILVKSFNNIYELAQSRRVDMRLAAYMIGVRKMAEASRFRGWI comes from the coding sequence ATGGAATCGGCAAAAGGCAATAGCCATGTAAATGAAGAAGAAAAACACGACGTACTGAGGTCTACCCAAACTGTAATACATAAAGCTTTGGATAAGCTGGGTTACCCGGAAGAAGTTTTTGAGCTGTTAAAGGAACCATTGCGTTTATTAACGGTGAAGATACCGGTCCGCATGGATGATGGCTCGGTTAAAATTTTCACTGGTTACCGTGCACAGCATAACGATGCTGTTGGGCCTACAAAAGGTGGTATCCGTTTTCACCCTAATGTAACGGAACGTGAAGTGAAGGCATTATCCATTTGGATGAGCTTGAAATGCGGTATCGTTGATTTGCCATACGGCGGCGGTAAAGGCGGTATCGTTTGTGATCCTCGTAATATGTCTTTCCGTGAACTTGAAAGGCTGAGCCGGGGCTATGTTCGCGCAATTAGCCAAATCGTGGGGCCGACTAAAGATATCCCGGCACCTGATGTATTTACAAACTCCCAAATCATGGCTTGGATGATGGATGAATACAGCCGTATGGATGAATTCAACTCGCCAGGATTCATTACGGGTAAACCGCTAGTGCTTGGCGGTTCTCATGGCCGTGAATCAGCCACTGCCAAGGGTGTGACAATCTGTATCAATGAAGCTGCCAAGAAACGCGGCATTGATATTAAAGGTGCACGGGTAGTCATTCAAGGTTTTGGTAACGCAGGTAGTTTCTTGGCTAAATTCATGCATGACGCAGGTGCCAAAGTTATTGGGATTTCGGATGCATATGGTGCTCTTCATGATCCTGAAGGATTGGATATCGATTATCTTCTCGATCGGAGAGATAGTTTCGGAACCGTAACGAAATTGTTTAAAAGCACAATTTCAAATAAAGAACTGCTTGAATTGGAATGTGATATTTTAGTTCCGGCTGCAATTGAAAACCAAATCACTGAAGAAAATGCTGCTGATATCAAAGCATCGATCGTTGTCGAGGCAGCTAACGGACCTACAACGATTGAAGCGACACAAATCCTTACGGATCGCGGAATCCTTCTTGTTCCTGATGTCCTTGCTTCTGCTGGCGGTGTAACGGTTTCTTACTTCGAATGGGTACAAAATAATCAAGGGTATTACTGGTCTGAAGAAGAAGTTGACGAAAAGCTGGAAAAAATCCTTGTGAAATCCTTTAATAACATTTATGAACTTGCACAATCAAGACGTGTTGATATGCGCCTAGCGGCTTATATGATTGGCGTAAGAAAAATGGCTGAAGCTTCTCGCTTCCGTGGTTGGATCTAA
- a CDS encoding genetic competence negative regulator, with the protein MKLERLTNNKIKIFLTLDDLIDRGITKEDILGNSLKVHKLFQDMVEEACEELSFKMSGSIAIEIFSLPAQGLIIIVTKDEEELLTDEEEFLDLQVKIDDFPHILYVFNDFEDIVQLCRRLSFQGLLNSTLYHFEGRYYLLIENVKDTTYDTVISLAAEYGHASTLTLSRINEYGTCIIENEAIHVLLTHFS; encoded by the coding sequence ATGAAGCTGGAGCGATTAACTAATAATAAAATCAAGATTTTTTTGACCCTTGATGATTTAATTGATAGAGGCATAACAAAAGAAGATATTTTAGGGAATTCCTTAAAGGTCCACAAGCTATTTCAGGATATGGTCGAAGAAGCGTGCGAAGAACTCAGCTTTAAAATGAGTGGTTCCATTGCAATTGAAATTTTCTCTTTGCCTGCACAAGGATTGATAATCATTGTGACAAAGGACGAAGAGGAATTATTGACTGACGAAGAGGAATTCTTGGATTTACAAGTGAAAATAGATGATTTCCCCCATATTCTGTATGTTTTCAATGACTTTGAAGATATCGTCCAATTATGTCGTAGATTATCTTTTCAAGGTTTGCTTAATAGTACTCTTTATCATTTTGAGGGAAGATACTATTTACTTATCGAAAATGTTAAAGACACGACCTATGACACGGTCATATCTTTAGCGGCTGAGTATGGCCATGCATCTACATTGACACTCAGCCGCATCAATGAATATGGAACATGTATAATCGAAAATGAAGCGATACATGTTTTGCTCACACATTTTAGCTGA
- a CDS encoding MerR family transcriptional regulator — translation MQEGKYNIKAVSKLLDIQSGTLRAWERRYKFIEPVRNESGHRLYTEKHLQILKWLINKTKQGFTISQAVSLLESTGTLVPGVPETNRKDEQAIKLADELIDALLNFNENKAHMLISQAFSMYTIEQTIVDVLGSILVQIGDKWESGEITSAHEHFASNILKSRISSVMHTIPTNGFLPKALTVCAPGEKHEFGLLVFTVFLKRKGYETIYLGESIADNDLYTVLNIIKPSYLFMSCSLKENLDGTFRLVEALIKDFPDLKVGLGGAALSLISEENRTAFSGVLMGDTQSKWEEWLKG, via the coding sequence ATGCAAGAAGGTAAATATAATATAAAGGCAGTTTCAAAACTGCTGGACATTCAGTCGGGAACCCTTAGGGCATGGGAAAGGCGCTATAAATTTATCGAGCCTGTCAGGAATGAATCGGGTCACCGGCTGTATACTGAAAAACATCTGCAAATCCTTAAGTGGCTAATCAATAAAACAAAGCAAGGTTTTACAATAAGCCAAGCCGTTTCACTCCTCGAAAGTACTGGCACTCTAGTTCCTGGAGTTCCTGAAACGAACCGTAAGGATGAACAAGCGATTAAGTTAGCGGATGAATTAATCGATGCTCTATTGAATTTCAATGAAAATAAAGCTCATATGCTGATAAGCCAAGCATTCAGTATGTATACGATCGAACAAACCATAGTTGATGTACTTGGCTCCATATTGGTTCAGATTGGGGATAAGTGGGAAAGTGGAGAAATTACTTCCGCTCATGAACACTTTGCGTCGAACATCCTGAAATCCAGGATCAGTTCAGTTATGCATACCATTCCGACTAATGGTTTTCTTCCGAAAGCCCTTACCGTTTGTGCTCCCGGTGAAAAACATGAATTTGGACTTTTGGTCTTTACCGTTTTTTTAAAGAGGAAAGGGTATGAAACCATTTATTTAGGTGAATCCATTGCTGATAATGACCTTTACACCGTCTTAAACATCATAAAGCCCTCGTACCTATTCATGTCATGTTCACTGAAAGAGAATCTTGATGGAACATTTAGGCTGGTTGAAGCATTAATAAAGGATTTCCCGGATTTGAAGGTGGGTCTTGGCGGTGCGGCGCTAAGCCTTATTTCCGAGGAAAACCGTACGGCCTTCAGCGGAGTTTTAATGGGGGACACGCAATCGAAATGGGAGGAATGGCTGAAAGGTTAG
- a CDS encoding metallophosphoesterase — translation MLWLSGLFLVIILLSFAMLIYMWRTAMQDRVIFQDLYFKDFPEGFGDVRIFFISDLHRRIVADKLIEEARDKADLVIIGGDIRESGVPLERVEKNILKLKELGPLYFVWGNNDYEGDFHELDATLLKHGVKILDNTAVSFESQNGSKIALLGIDDISEERDRLDLALSDCGNEDFRILVSHNPLVKKQLTPEHHISLVLSGHTHGGQIRIFGFGPYQIGSIDKEGDCLYMTSNGYGTSAVPLRLEAKPETHLFTLKRGTDTEIGEAVEKTY, via the coding sequence ATGTTATGGTTATCTGGATTATTTTTAGTCATCATTCTGCTGTCATTTGCCATGCTCATTTACATGTGGCGTACGGCTATGCAAGATAGGGTGATTTTTCAAGATTTATATTTCAAAGACTTTCCTGAAGGCTTTGGAGATGTTCGGATTTTTTTTATATCCGATCTTCATCGGCGGATCGTTGCGGATAAATTAATTGAGGAAGCTCGTGACAAGGCAGATTTGGTGATAATTGGCGGTGACATTAGGGAAAGCGGGGTTCCCTTAGAACGTGTGGAAAAAAATATATTGAAACTAAAAGAACTTGGTCCCCTTTATTTTGTTTGGGGTAATAATGATTATGAAGGAGACTTCCATGAACTGGATGCGACTCTTTTGAAACATGGTGTGAAAATCCTTGATAATACAGCTGTTTCTTTTGAATCTCAAAATGGCAGCAAAATCGCTCTTCTGGGCATTGATGATATATCGGAAGAACGTGATAGGCTTGACCTTGCCCTGTCTGATTGCGGGAATGAAGATTTCCGGATTTTGGTGAGCCATAATCCATTGGTCAAGAAACAGTTGACTCCGGAACACCATATTAGTCTTGTCCTGTCAGGTCACACCCACGGCGGGCAGATTCGTATATTCGGATTCGGGCCCTATCAGATCGGCAGCATTGACAAAGAAGGGGACTGTTTATATATGACGAGTAATGGCTATGGGACAAGCGCAGTGCCTTTAAGGCTTGAGGCTAAGCCGGAAACGCACCTCTTCACCCTGAAAAGGGGGACAGACACTGAAATAGGCGAAGCTGTGGAAAAAACCTATTAG
- a CDS encoding YpbF family protein produces MESTIILLDEKTDQATKQMLQNVVDRKKKFEALKKKHLQSLWATMIVACLFMIYLYFYIVVPYSYSFFSMFSVFVDHFSHFLFLAAAIGLYGYMVLIKKKLDKAEKEFQLLRCEIINKSKQLWEKEEEWKNRHKVFEMMKKNYDINLYHENK; encoded by the coding sequence ATGGAATCGACAATCATTTTATTGGATGAAAAAACGGATCAAGCAACAAAGCAAATGCTGCAGAATGTCGTGGATCGAAAGAAAAAATTCGAGGCACTTAAAAAGAAGCACCTACAAAGCTTATGGGCAACCATGATTGTTGCTTGCCTTTTTATGATTTATCTATATTTTTATATCGTTGTACCTTATTCCTATTCCTTTTTCAGTATGTTTAGTGTTTTCGTCGACCATTTTAGCCATTTCCTTTTTTTGGCGGCAGCAATTGGGCTATATGGCTATATGGTATTAATTAAAAAAAAGCTTGATAAAGCTGAGAAGGAGTTTCAACTGCTACGCTGTGAAATCATTAATAAAAGTAAGCAATTGTGGGAAAAAGAGGAAGAATGGAAAAACCGCCATAAGGTTTTTGAAATGATGAAGAAGAATTATGATATTAACTTATATCATGAAAATAAATAA
- a CDS encoding LysM peptidoglycan-binding domain-containing protein: protein MSRVQKSEKENDQAGELRSRIERQKAKSSLPKRSKVHQNKKKKSKVKKFPMIQLLALFFILLPIGFYTLYTYLQDRPVPVTKSDQVVFSEEPAESIPTTATADDLKEKESSKAEAEKEKEEAKVKAQQEAEEKAKAQQEAEEKAKAQREAEEKAKAQQEAEEKAKAQQEAAEKAKAQQIADEKAKKAESEKKKAADQAAKPDKEGYKVVLHTVQGEETLFRISMNYYKSQEGIALIREWNGLNGNEISKGQVLKIPIKK, encoded by the coding sequence ATGAGCCGAGTGCAAAAGAGTGAAAAAGAAAACGATCAGGCTGGTGAACTCCGTTCGCGAATTGAACGTCAGAAGGCTAAGTCCTCATTGCCCAAGCGGAGCAAAGTCCACCAGAATAAAAAGAAAAAAAGTAAAGTGAAGAAATTCCCAATGATTCAATTGTTAGCATTATTTTTTATTTTACTTCCAATTGGATTTTATACCCTTTATACATATTTGCAGGATAGGCCTGTACCTGTTACGAAAAGTGACCAAGTCGTCTTTAGTGAGGAACCTGCTGAATCGATTCCAACTACAGCTACTGCAGATGATTTAAAGGAAAAAGAATCGTCAAAGGCTGAAGCGGAGAAAGAAAAAGAAGAAGCTAAAGTTAAAGCGCAGCAAGAAGCTGAGGAAAAAGCCAAAGCGCAGCAAGAAGCTGAAGAAAAGGCCAAAGCACAGCGAGAAGCTGAGGAAAAGGCGAAAGCGCAGCAAGAAGCTGAAGAAAAGGCGAAAGCGCAGCAAGAAGCTGCGGAAAAAGCCAAAGCACAGCAAATAGCTGACGAAAAAGCAAAGAAGGCAGAATCAGAAAAGAAAAAGGCTGCCGATCAAGCTGCGAAACCGGATAAAGAGGGATATAAAGTAGTCTTACATACTGTTCAAGGTGAAGAAACATTATTTCGCATTTCCATGAATTACTACAAATCACAGGAAGGGATTGCTCTGATCAGGGAGTGGAACGGGCTGAATGGCAATGAAATTTCCAAAGGTCAGGTATTGAAAATTCCTATCAAGAAATAA
- a CDS encoding CPBP family intramembrane glutamic endopeptidase, whose product MKNKQAEMIKQLTDKQLLFNLFLTQIILLTLAIFLGIILFKDRSAFFDLFSFDDLNILLIGVPAGVIVVLIDILFMKVTPSSYQDDGGINERIFSNLSYPMIFVVTLVVAISEEVLFRGVLQTHFGLLITSLIFAAVHYRYLFNWFLFLNVLVLSFFIGFLFDMTNNLIVTITAHFLIDFILGILIRNKKQRGFSKKGGDLNEPSAKE is encoded by the coding sequence ATGAAAAATAAGCAAGCTGAAATGATAAAACAACTTACAGATAAACAGTTGTTATTTAATTTGTTTCTTACACAAATTATTCTCTTAACGTTAGCCATCTTTTTAGGTATTATTTTATTTAAAGACCGTTCAGCTTTTTTCGACTTATTTAGCTTTGATGACCTGAACATTTTGCTTATTGGAGTTCCTGCTGGAGTCATTGTCGTGTTAATTGACATATTGTTTATGAAAGTGACACCATCTTCCTATCAGGATGATGGTGGTATTAACGAACGCATTTTCAGTAATTTGTCATACCCGATGATTTTTGTCGTAACTTTAGTTGTTGCGATAAGTGAGGAAGTATTATTCCGTGGAGTGCTGCAAACACATTTTGGTTTGCTGATTACGAGCCTCATATTTGCCGCCGTTCATTATCGTTATCTTTTTAATTGGTTTTTATTTTTAAATGTTTTGGTTTTGAGCTTCTTTATCGGTTTTCTATTTGACATGACTAATAATCTCATCGTGACGATAACCGCTCACTTTTTGATTGACTTTATCCTTGGTATTTTAATCAGGAACAAAAAGCAAAGAGGGTTTAGCAAGAAAGGGGGTGACTTGAATGAGCCGAGTGCAAAAGAGTGA
- a CDS encoding RecQ family ATP-dependent DNA helicase yields MKSIDIGLFVIDEAHCISQWGYDFRPDYLNLGEVRRELDNPLTLALTATATDEVRRDIVGKLNIGQAEEMVSSVDRENIAIIVERMFSYDEKLARVLELVRKFTGSGIIYFSSKKVAESVTGFLQDNGIDSVNYYHGGMEQEQRMLIQQQFISGQLKIICATSAFGMGVNKSDVRYVIHFHIPSTMEAYLQEIGRAGRDRKQSVAVLLYSEGDEGLPLHLMEQQLPTDSQIDGVCTFLNATHKNMANLTLSEKDQLSQSFSLNEVQLRFFMQFITGNNLDQMAEMKEYCQKRKSRNQEKLHKFLHWIYAQECRRLGILDHFGEKHREVNPICCDICGMDVEKMADVWPEVKVEPVNSFSTWKKELAYILLKKENGNEK; encoded by the coding sequence TTGAAATCCATAGACATAGGTTTATTCGTCATAGACGAAGCACACTGCATCTCACAATGGGGGTATGATTTCCGTCCGGATTATTTGAATTTAGGAGAAGTGAGGCGTGAATTGGATAATCCGTTGACTCTTGCCCTGACGGCAACTGCAACCGATGAGGTCCGGAGGGACATCGTCGGTAAACTCAACATTGGGCAGGCCGAGGAAATGGTCTCATCTGTTGATCGGGAAAATATTGCAATTATTGTCGAGCGAATGTTCAGCTACGATGAGAAGCTAGCCCGTGTGCTGGAACTTGTCAGGAAATTTACCGGAAGCGGGATTATTTATTTTTCCTCTAAAAAAGTGGCGGAATCAGTCACTGGGTTTTTACAGGATAATGGGATTGATAGTGTCAATTATTATCACGGTGGAATGGAGCAGGAACAAAGGATGCTCATTCAGCAGCAATTCATTTCCGGCCAGTTGAAAATTATATGTGCAACAAGTGCTTTTGGAATGGGTGTGAATAAATCGGATGTCAGATATGTTATTCATTTTCATATCCCGTCCACGATGGAGGCATATCTTCAGGAGATAGGCAGGGCTGGCCGAGATCGGAAACAAAGTGTGGCTGTCTTATTATATAGCGAAGGGGATGAAGGGCTTCCCCTGCATTTGATGGAGCAACAGTTGCCTACGGATTCGCAAATCGATGGTGTGTGTACTTTCCTTAATGCAACACACAAAAATATGGCGAATTTGACCCTCTCGGAAAAAGATCAGCTGTCTCAATCCTTTTCGTTGAACGAAGTCCAGCTCCGTTTTTTTATGCAGTTTATCACGGGCAATAACCTGGATCAAATGGCAGAGATGAAAGAGTATTGTCAAAAGAGAAAATCAAGGAATCAGGAAAAGCTGCATAAATTCCTTCACTGGATATATGCACAGGAATGTCGCCGTTTAGGGATACTGGACCACTTTGGAGAAAAGCATCGGGAAGTGAACCCCATCTGCTGTGATATCTGTGGGATGGATGTCGAAAAAATGGCTGATGTATGGCCGGAAGTCAAGGTGGAACCGGTCAATTCCTTTTCAACTTGGAAAAAAGAATTGGCTTATATCTTATTAAAGAAGGAAAATGGCAATGAAAAATAA
- a CDS encoding DEAD/DEAH box helicase encodes MNIERVLKEKFGFDEFRPGQKEVVESLMSGRHTLAMLPTGSGKSLCYQLPAYLLNKTVLIVSPLLSLMQDQADQLKLSGEKSVLTLNSFLTLNQKRKAFDRLHSYRFIFLSFYPLKC; translated from the coding sequence ATGAACATAGAACGAGTCCTCAAAGAAAAATTCGGATTTGATGAATTCCGCCCTGGACAAAAGGAAGTGGTTGAATCATTGATGTCCGGACGTCATACCTTAGCGATGCTCCCAACCGGATCAGGTAAATCATTATGTTACCAGCTGCCTGCTTATCTTTTAAATAAGACTGTCCTAATTGTCTCCCCGTTATTATCTTTAATGCAGGATCAAGCAGATCAGCTGAAGCTGAGTGGCGAAAAAAGTGTATTGACCCTCAACTCTTTTTTGACGCTAAATCAAAAAAGGAAAGCTTTCGACCGGTTACATAGTTATCGTTTTATCTTTTTATCTTTTTATCCCCTGAAATGCTAA